The following coding sequences lie in one Fusarium poae strain DAOMC 252244 chromosome 1, whole genome shotgun sequence genomic window:
- the CLAH10 gene encoding Aldehyde dehydrogenase, translating to MALTVELSTPVTGTYQQPIGLFIGGKWVEGVDKGKFEVINPSTEEVITSVCEGTEKDIDLAVTAARKAFDGEWKQTTPQARGNLLLKLADLAEKNLDLLAAVESLDNGKSITNARGDVGAVVGCLRYYGGWADKIEGKTIDIAPEMFHYTRSEPIGVCGQIIPWNFPLLMLAWKIGPALATGNTVVMKTAEQTPLSALVFTQFIEQAGFPAGVFNLVSGYGKTAGAALSSHMDVDKIAFTGSTVIGRQIMKAAASSNLKKVTLELGGKSPNIVFEDADIEEAINWVNFGIYYNHGQCCCAGTRIFVQESIYDKFLAAFKKRAEENKVGDPFNEETFQGPQVSQLQYDRIMGYIKAGKDEGATVEIGGERLGDKGYFIKPTIFSNVRPDMKIMQEEIFGPVCAISKFKDEAEVLDLAHDTAYGLAAAVHTKNLNTALRVSNALKAGTVWVNCYNMLHHQLPFGGYKESGIGRELGEAALANYTQNKSVAIKLY from the exons ATGGCTCTCACCGTCGAGCTGTCCACTCCCGTTACTGGTACTTACCAGCAGCCCATTGGCCT CTTCATCGGCGGCAAGTGGGTTGAGGGTGTCGACAAGGGAAAGTTTGAGGTTATCAACCCCTCCACCGAGGAGGTCATCACCTCCGTCTGCGAGGGTACCGAGAAGGATATCGACCTGGCTGTCACTGCTGCCCGCAAGGCTTTCGATGGCGAGTGGAAGCAAACCACTCCCCAGGCTCGAGGCAACCTCCTCCTTAAGCTTGCCGACCTCGCTGAGAAGAACCTCGACCTTCTCGCCGCTGTCGAGTCTCTCGACAACGGAAAGTCCATCACCAACGCCCGTGGCGATGTTGGTGCCGTTGTTGGCTGCCTCCGATACTATGGTGGTTGGGCCGACAAGATCGAGGGCAAGACCATTGATATTGCTCCCGAGATGTTCCACTACACCCGCTCCGAGCCT ATTGGTGTCTGCGGTCAGATTATCCCCTGGAACTTCCCCCTTCTCATGCTGGCATGGAAGATCGGACCTGCCCTGGCCACTGGTAACACTGTCGTCATGAAGACTGCTGAGCAGACTCCTCTCTCCGCTCTCGTCTTCACTCAGTTCATCGAGCAGGCTGGTTTCCCTGCCGGTGTCTTCAACCTTGTCTCCGGTTACGGCAAGACTGCCGGTGCCGCTCTCTCCTCTCATATGGACGTTGACAAGATCGCCTTCACTGGTTCCACCGTCATTGGCCGACAGATCATGAAGGCTGCTGCTTCCTCCAACCTCAAGAAGGTCACCCTCGAGCTTGGTGGCAAGTCCCCCAACATCGTCTTCGAGGACGCCGACATCGAGGAGGCCATTAACTGGGTCAACTTCGGTATCTACTACAACCACGGCCAGTGCTGCTGTGCCGGTACCCGTATCTTCGTCCAGGAGTCCATCTACGACAAGTTCCTCGCTGCCTTCAAGAAGCGAGCTGAGGAGAACAAGGTTGGTGACCCATTCAACGAGGAGACCTTCCAGGGTCCTCAGGTCTCTCAGCTCCAGTACGACCGCATCATGGGCTACATCAAGGCCGGCAAGGACGAGGGTGCCACCGTCGAGATCGGTGGTGAGCGTCTCGGTGACAAGGGTTACTTCATCAAGCCCACCATCTTCTCCAACGTCCGCCCCGACATGAAGATCATGCAGGAGGAGATTTTCGGCCCCGTCTGCGCTATTTCCAAGTTCAAGGACGAGGCTGAGGTCCTTGACCTCGCCCACGACACCGCTTACGGTCTCGCTGCCGCTGTCCACACCAAGAACCTCAACACCGCCCTCCGCGTTTCCAACGCTCTCAAGGCCGGCACAGTCTGGGTGAACTGCTATAACATGCTCCACCACCAGCTTCCATTCGGAGGATACAAAGAGAGTGGAATTGGACGAGAACTCGGCGAGGCAGCCCTCGCCAACTACACACAGAACAAGTCTGTTGCCATTAAGCTGTACTAA